A single genomic interval of Amycolatopsis albispora harbors:
- a CDS encoding YnfA family protein, which yields MTVVRSLALFVVAALAEIGGAWLVWQGVREQRGWLWMLGGVVALGAYGFVATLQPDAHFGRILAAYGGIFVAGSLLWGVVLDGYRPDRYDLAGAAICLVGVAVIMYSPRS from the coding sequence TTGACGGTGGTGCGTTCGCTGGCCCTGTTCGTGGTGGCCGCGCTGGCCGAGATCGGCGGCGCGTGGCTGGTCTGGCAGGGCGTGCGGGAGCAGCGCGGGTGGCTGTGGATGCTCGGCGGTGTGGTGGCCCTGGGGGCGTACGGCTTTGTCGCCACCCTGCAGCCGGACGCGCACTTCGGCCGGATCCTCGCCGCGTACGGCGGGATCTTCGTGGCCGGTTCGCTGCTGTGGGGTGTGGTGCTGGACGGCTACCGGCCCGATCGGTACGACCTGGCCGGCGCGGCGATCTGCCTGGTGGGGGTCGCGGTGATCATGTACTCGCCGCGGTCGTGA
- a CDS encoding MmcQ/YjbR family DNA-binding protein, translated as MPTWEDAVALAKRLPEVEESTSYRTPSLKVAGKSFARLRTEADGGLVLMCELSEKEALLASGDPAFYTTPHYDGYGAILVDLAKVDQRQLAELIEDAWRLKAPARLR; from the coding sequence ATGCCTACCTGGGAAGACGCGGTCGCGCTGGCGAAGCGGCTGCCGGAGGTCGAAGAGTCCACTTCGTACCGGACGCCGTCGCTGAAGGTCGCCGGCAAGTCGTTCGCCCGGCTGCGCACCGAGGCCGACGGCGGGCTCGTGCTGATGTGCGAGCTGAGCGAGAAGGAAGCGCTGCTGGCGTCGGGTGATCCGGCGTTCTACACCACCCCGCACTACGACGGTTACGGCGCGATCCTGGTCGACCTGGCGAAGGTGGACCAGCGGCAGCTGGCCGAGCTGATCGAGGACGCGTGGCGGCTGAAGGCACCGGCGCGGCTGCGCTGA
- a CDS encoding class I SAM-dependent DNA methyltransferase has translation MEFDSFDSRGYRTVDVRTGYGQWVGTYEDTVQDEMDIAVLDELTVPRWSKATRALDLGCGTGRTGAWLRRHGVASIDGVDLTPEMLAAARARGAHDNLTEGDVTNTGLPGGTYDLLIASLIDEHLPDLAPLYREAYRVAAPDAHFALVGLHPHFIMASGMPTHFTDASGESIAISTTVHLVSDHITAALAAGWRLAEFREAVVDDRWTTLKPKWAKYRNHPVSAAYVFHKEP, from the coding sequence ATGGAGTTCGACAGCTTCGATTCACGCGGGTATCGCACGGTCGACGTGCGCACGGGGTACGGCCAGTGGGTCGGTACCTACGAGGACACCGTCCAGGACGAGATGGACATCGCGGTGCTGGACGAGCTGACCGTGCCGCGGTGGTCGAAGGCGACCAGGGCGCTGGACCTGGGCTGCGGCACCGGCCGGACCGGCGCGTGGCTGCGGCGGCACGGCGTGGCGTCGATCGACGGCGTGGACCTGACCCCGGAAATGCTGGCGGCCGCGCGGGCGCGGGGCGCGCACGACAACCTGACGGAAGGCGACGTCACCAACACCGGTCTGCCGGGCGGGACCTACGACCTGCTGATCGCCTCCCTGATCGACGAGCACCTGCCGGACCTCGCCCCGCTGTACCGCGAGGCCTACCGGGTGGCGGCGCCGGACGCGCACTTCGCACTGGTGGGGCTGCACCCGCACTTCATCATGGCGTCGGGCATGCCCACCCACTTCACCGACGCGTCGGGCGAGTCGATCGCCATCTCCACCACCGTGCACCTGGTGAGCGACCACATCACCGCCGCACTGGCCGCCGGCTGGCGCCTGGCCGAATTCCGCGAAGCCGTGGTGGACGACCGCTGGACCACCCTCAAACCGAAGTGGGCGAAGTACCGCAACCACCCGGTATCGGCGGCCTACGTGTTCCACAAGGAACCTTGA
- a CDS encoding oxygenase MpaB family protein, producing MTDPELFRHGGFRLAARFADGDLRGDERQIRRLREFAQAEDPAADAVVTMMREHPGTRPLFDRALTDGIDSIEDPPEELARFFRSVEATPYWVDRASIERGARAIVRTGLLGLFPLGDMALMGGYLASRATKSLVGTGAIEHMATKRLVETATWWIEVTTPGALKPGAQGYAAALRVRLVHAHVRAAMNRRADWDYANWDRPINQVQTTGTLLLFSLVFVFGTQLLGIRYTARERADILHLWRYAGWLMGVDEELLPAGERDAWRLLWLLAVTEFIPDDDSKRLAKALLKAHADVGRGRGAVGKVLSHVSVRVHSSISRLVLGKANADFLGLPDDRIAQGAVVAAAGAVFAAETVRRSVPGLTALQERIGLAERRAYVTHLAKLFEIDTTYAQHMRPAA from the coding sequence GTGACCGATCCCGAGTTGTTCCGCCATGGTGGCTTCCGGCTGGCGGCCCGGTTCGCCGACGGTGACCTCCGCGGTGACGAGCGGCAGATCCGCCGCCTGCGGGAGTTCGCGCAGGCCGAGGATCCCGCCGCCGACGCGGTGGTGACGATGATGCGCGAGCACCCCGGAACGCGACCCCTGTTCGACCGCGCGCTCACCGACGGCATCGACAGCATCGAAGACCCGCCCGAGGAACTGGCCAGGTTCTTCCGCTCAGTCGAGGCGACGCCGTACTGGGTCGACCGGGCCAGCATCGAGCGCGGCGCGCGGGCGATCGTGCGCACCGGGCTGCTCGGCCTCTTCCCGCTCGGCGACATGGCGCTGATGGGCGGTTACCTCGCGTCACGCGCGACCAAATCCCTGGTCGGCACCGGGGCCATCGAGCACATGGCGACAAAGCGACTGGTCGAGACGGCGACCTGGTGGATCGAGGTCACCACGCCCGGCGCGCTCAAGCCCGGCGCCCAGGGTTACGCCGCCGCGCTGCGTGTCCGGCTCGTGCACGCGCACGTCCGCGCCGCGATGAACCGGCGGGCCGACTGGGACTACGCCAACTGGGACCGCCCGATCAACCAGGTGCAGACCACCGGCACGCTGCTGCTGTTCTCCCTGGTCTTCGTCTTCGGCACCCAGCTGCTCGGCATCCGCTACACCGCCCGCGAACGCGCCGACATCCTGCACCTCTGGCGCTACGCCGGCTGGCTGATGGGCGTCGACGAGGAACTGCTGCCCGCCGGCGAGCGCGACGCCTGGCGCCTGCTCTGGCTGCTCGCCGTCACCGAGTTCATTCCCGACGACGACTCGAAACGCCTGGCCAAGGCCCTGCTCAAGGCCCACGCAGACGTCGGCCGCGGGCGCGGGGCGGTCGGCAAGGTGCTGTCGCACGTCTCGGTCCGGGTGCACTCCTCGATCAGCAGGCTGGTGCTCGGCAAGGCCAACGCCGACTTCCTCGGACTGCCCGACGACCGCATCGCGCAGGGCGCGGTGGTCGCCGCGGCCGGGGCCGTCTTCGCGGCCGAGACCGTCCGCCGCTCGGTGCCCGGCCTGACCGCGCTCCAGGAGCGCATCGGGCTGGCCGAGCGCCGCGCCTACGTCACCCACCTCGCGAAACTGTTCGAGATCGACACCACCTACGCCCAGCACATGCGGCCCGCCGCCTGA
- the dcd gene encoding dCTP deaminase: MLLSDRDLRKGVESGRLGVDPFDPSMLQPSSIDVRLDRFFRVFNNTKYTHIDPRLQQDELTSMVEKDGDEPFVLHPGEFVLGSTFESFKLPDDLAGRLEGKSSLGRLGLLTHSTAGFIDPGFSGHITLELSNVANLPITLWPGMKIGQMCLFMLNSPAEHPYGSAQAGSRYQGQRGPTPSRAYQNFHRIDTKR; the protein is encoded by the coding sequence GTGCTGCTCAGTGACCGAGACCTCCGCAAAGGCGTCGAATCCGGACGGCTCGGCGTCGACCCCTTCGACCCGTCGATGCTGCAACCGTCCAGCATCGACGTCCGGCTCGACCGCTTCTTCCGGGTCTTCAACAACACCAAGTACACCCACATCGACCCGCGCCTCCAGCAGGACGAGCTGACCTCCATGGTGGAGAAGGACGGCGACGAGCCGTTCGTGCTGCACCCCGGCGAATTCGTGCTCGGCTCCACCTTCGAGAGCTTCAAGCTGCCGGACGACCTCGCGGGCAGGCTCGAGGGCAAGTCGTCGCTGGGCAGGCTCGGCCTGCTCACGCACTCCACCGCCGGGTTCATCGACCCCGGCTTCTCCGGCCACATCACCCTCGAACTGTCCAATGTGGCCAACCTGCCGATCACCCTGTGGCCGGGCATGAAGATCGGCCAGATGTGCTTGTTCATGCTGAACAGCCCGGCGGAGCACCCGTACGGCTCGGCGCAGGCCGGTTCCCGGTACCAGGGCCAGCGGGGCCCGACGCCGAGCCGCGCCTACCAGAACTTTCACCGAATCGACACCAAACGCTGA
- a CDS encoding DUF7507 domain-containing protein produces the protein MRKAGLARMGVALLVALGGPAVFAVTPATAADQPGIELTKEVVGGPFRTGDQVTFQLTVRNTGDVPLARVTVADPSTPGCAQSRVEPLEPGGVWGYGCFAAAPDADFTNVATVTARPPAGRRVEATASAAVDVIHPGLALEVNGPKTARKGETTDLTLTVTNTGDSPLWGVKTVDPNCARNFGKLEAGASKTEKCTFTATESIDKTIRANGADGTNRVVVASAEQHLTVINPGLSLTKKMAGGPFRVGDSVVFQVEVANTGDLDLTDVKITDEQAPECARTIALLLAGTSQAYPCAMTAKEDTEAKTLASAIVQEDGKPLSSAATSQLDVIHPRLDLVQEVTPKQLYPGGEVTVELKVSNTGDVPLTDVQVTGGPSCVFELAELAPQATEARTCTFVAEQDVTSKAAATAVDPLGGKVAKTADDVEIDVLGPGITAKLTGPVKPVNPGQQAALVVEVTNSGDAVLTDVTVEDPLTGCAAEIGKLEPGQRHEVPCEFTMADQDLVYFVKVVGTDPLGGEFHSTDELMLRAAKPGLELTKDADVAKVAAGATVTFTLTAKNTGNTVLAPVAVTDPTLAACDRSFEALDPGEARTWTCTTPAPSSGELSNTANAKASPDTNGKAAELTDSDTAVVQVGGGAANQSGGSGTPKQTAAKSLASTGVDALPTVAGGLVLLLAGAALVLVSRRGQKHVN, from the coding sequence GTGCGCAAGGCCGGGCTGGCCCGTATGGGCGTGGCGTTGTTGGTGGCACTCGGCGGCCCGGCGGTTTTTGCGGTGACCCCCGCGACCGCCGCGGACCAACCGGGCATCGAACTGACCAAGGAGGTCGTCGGCGGGCCGTTCCGCACCGGCGACCAGGTCACCTTCCAGCTCACCGTGCGCAACACCGGTGACGTGCCGCTCGCGCGCGTCACGGTGGCCGACCCGAGCACGCCGGGATGCGCGCAGAGCCGGGTCGAGCCGCTGGAACCGGGCGGGGTCTGGGGTTACGGCTGCTTCGCCGCCGCGCCCGACGCGGACTTCACCAACGTGGCGACGGTGACCGCGCGCCCGCCCGCCGGTCGCCGCGTGGAGGCGACGGCCAGCGCCGCGGTGGACGTGATCCACCCCGGACTGGCACTGGAGGTGAACGGCCCGAAGACCGCTCGCAAGGGCGAAACCACCGATCTCACGCTGACGGTCACCAACACCGGCGACTCCCCGCTCTGGGGCGTCAAGACGGTGGACCCGAACTGCGCCCGGAACTTCGGCAAGCTCGAAGCCGGGGCTTCGAAGACCGAGAAGTGCACCTTCACCGCCACGGAGAGCATCGACAAAACGATTCGAGCCAACGGCGCCGACGGCACGAACCGGGTGGTGGTGGCTTCGGCCGAGCAGCACCTGACGGTGATCAACCCAGGCCTGTCCCTGACGAAGAAGATGGCGGGCGGGCCGTTCCGGGTCGGCGATTCCGTGGTGTTCCAGGTGGAGGTGGCCAACACCGGCGATCTCGACCTGACGGACGTGAAGATCACCGACGAGCAGGCGCCCGAGTGCGCTCGCACGATCGCGCTCCTGCTGGCTGGCACCTCCCAGGCGTACCCGTGCGCGATGACGGCCAAGGAGGACACCGAGGCCAAAACGCTCGCGAGCGCCATCGTCCAAGAAGACGGGAAGCCGTTGAGCAGTGCGGCGACCAGTCAGCTCGACGTGATCCACCCGCGGCTGGACCTGGTTCAGGAAGTGACGCCCAAGCAGCTGTACCCGGGCGGCGAAGTGACCGTCGAGCTGAAGGTGTCCAACACCGGTGACGTGCCGCTGACCGACGTCCAGGTGACCGGTGGCCCGTCCTGCGTGTTCGAGCTGGCCGAGCTGGCGCCCCAGGCGACCGAGGCCCGCACCTGCACCTTCGTCGCCGAGCAGGACGTGACCAGCAAGGCCGCGGCGACCGCGGTCGATCCGCTCGGCGGCAAGGTGGCGAAGACGGCCGACGACGTCGAGATCGACGTGCTCGGGCCGGGCATCACCGCGAAGCTGACCGGGCCGGTGAAGCCGGTGAACCCCGGGCAGCAGGCCGCGCTGGTGGTCGAGGTGACCAACAGCGGGGACGCGGTGCTGACCGATGTCACCGTCGAGGATCCGCTGACCGGTTGCGCGGCGGAGATCGGCAAGCTGGAGCCGGGTCAGCGGCACGAGGTGCCGTGCGAGTTCACCATGGCCGACCAGGACCTGGTCTACTTCGTCAAGGTCGTCGGCACTGACCCGCTCGGCGGCGAGTTCCACTCGACCGACGAGCTGATGCTGCGTGCGGCCAAGCCCGGCCTGGAGCTGACCAAGGACGCCGACGTGGCGAAGGTGGCCGCCGGCGCCACCGTCACCTTCACGCTGACCGCCAAGAACACCGGCAACACCGTGCTCGCGCCGGTGGCGGTGACCGATCCCACCCTGGCTGCCTGTGACCGCTCGTTCGAGGCGCTCGACCCCGGCGAGGCACGCACCTGGACCTGCACGACCCCGGCGCCGAGCAGCGGTGAACTGAGCAACACGGCGAACGCCAAGGCGAGCCCGGACACCAATGGGAAGGCAGCCGAGCTGACCGACTCGGACACCGCGGTCGTGCAGGTCGGCGGCGGGGCGGCCAACCAGTCGGGCGGCAGCGGCACGCCGAAGCAGACCGCGGCGAAGTCGCTGGCCAGCACGGGTGTCGACGCGTTGCCGACGGTGGCCGGCGGGCTGGTCCTGCTGCTCGCGGGGGCGGCGCTGGTGCTGGTTTCACGGCGTGGTCAAAAGCACGTGAACTAA